One Glycine max cultivar Williams 82 chromosome 3, Glycine_max_v4.0, whole genome shotgun sequence DNA window includes the following coding sequences:
- the LOC100803257 gene encoding lysosomal Pro-X carboxypeptidase isoform X2, translating into MAIGFQFIIITLFSLFSAPSLTFAFVPILPRFPSSAVSAELKQRSHSSQNGLYRTKFFTQILDHFNFNPQSNHTFQQRYLINDTFWGGAKNNAPIFVYTGNEGNIEWFTQNTGFMFENAPSFQALLVFIEHRFYGKSIPFGGNKTVAYANTSTLGYLSSTQALADYATLIIDLKKNLSATDSPVVVFGGSYGGMLAAWFRMKYPHVAIGALASSAPILHFMGLVSPDIFNNIITQDFRSESENCYKVIKGSWDLIDDTANKPGGMELLRKTFRICKSDDFGPGSLEGWLRAAWIYTAMTDYPTPSNFLNPLPAYPVKKMCEAIDSSVTGNNRLAKLHAAASVYYNYTGKARCFDLDDNSDPHDLGGWQWQACTEMIMPVGGSNKESIFPEYEWSYEARASWCDFFYNVQPRPHWITTEFGGHVCISSCRESSEKVCQQHYIF; encoded by the exons ATGGCAATTGGCTTTCAGTTCATAATAATCACACTCTTCTCTCTATTTTCGGCTCCCTCACTCACTTTTGCTTTTGTCCCTATCCTTCCCAGATTTCCTTCTTCAGCAGTTAGTGCAGAGCTGAAGCAACGCTCTCATTCTTCCCAAAATGGGCTTTACAGAACAAAATTCTTCACCCAAATACTCGACCACTTCAATTTTAATCCCCAAagcaatcacacttttcaacaAAGGTATCTCATCAACGATACCTTTTGGGGTGGTGCCAAGAACAATGCTCCAATCTTTGTCTACACTGGCAATGAAGGGAACATAGAATGGTTCACGCAGAACACAGGCTTTATGTTCGAAAATGCTCCTTCTTTTCAAGCCCTTTTGGTTTTCATCGAG CATAGATTTTATGGAAAATCAATACCATTTGGGGGAAACAAGACGGTTGCATATGCAAATACTAGCACACTTGGGTATTTGAGCTCAACACAGGCATTAGCTGATTATGCTACTCTCATCATTGATTTGAAGAAGAATTTGTCAGCAACTGATTCTCCTGTTGTGGTTTTCGGAGGATCCTATGGAGGAA TGTTGGCTGCTTGGTTCAGGATGAAGTATCCACACGTTGCAATTGGAGCTCTAGCATCCTCAGCTCCAATTCTCCATTTCATGGGTTTGGTTTCGCCAGATATCTTCAACAACATCATCACACAAGACTTCAGG AGCGAGAGTGAGAATTGTTACAAAGTGATAAAAGGGTCTTGGGATCTGATAGACGACACGGCCAATAAACCCGGAGGAATGGAACTGCTGCGGAAAACATTCAGAATATGCAA GAGCGATGATTTTGGGCCTGGTTCTTTGGAAGGTTGGCTTCGGGCGGCGTGGATTTATACAGCCATGACAGATTACCCGACACCATCCAATTTCCTGAATCCCTTGCCAGCATATCCGGTGAAAAAG ATGTGCGAGGCCATTGACAGCTCAGTAACGGGAAATAATAGATTAGCCAAGTTGCATGCAGCAGCCAGTGTCTACTACAACTATACAGGCAAAGCAAGATGTTTCGATTTGGATGACAATTCTGATCCTCATGATCTTGGAGGATGGCAATGGCAG GCTTGTACGGAGATGATAATGCCCGTAGGTGGAAGCAACAAGGAGAGCATATTTCCAGAATATGAGTGGTCATACGAAGCCAGAGCCTCTTGGTGTGACTTTTTCTACAACGTACAGCCAAGACCACACTGGATTACAACTGAGTTTGGCGGCCATGTGTGTATTAGTA GCTGTAGAGAGAGTTCTGAAAAGGTCTGCCAgcaacattatattttttaa
- the LOC100803257 gene encoding lysosomal Pro-X carboxypeptidase isoform X3 encodes MAIGFQFIIITLFSLFSAPSLTFAFVPILPRFPSSAVSAELKQRSHSSQNGLYRTKFFTQILDHFNFNPQSNHTFQQRYLINDTFWGGAKNNAPIFVYTGNEGNIEWFTQNTGFMFENAPSFQALLVFIEHRFYGKSIPFGGNKTVAYANTSTLGYLSSTQALADYATLIIDLKKNLSATDSPVVVFGGSYGGMLAAWFRMKYPHVAIGALASSAPILHFMGLVSPDIFNNIITQDFRSESENCYKVIKGSWDLIDDTANKPGGMELLRKTFRICKSDDFGPGSLEGWLRAAWIYTAMTDYPTPSNFLNPLPAYPVKKMCEAIDSSVTGNNRLAKLHAAASVYYNYTGKARCFDLDDNSDPHDLGGWQWQHIYANARDPRKTCARDSFKRRSQVKPDSELLILYHIPILDC; translated from the exons ATGGCAATTGGCTTTCAGTTCATAATAATCACACTCTTCTCTCTATTTTCGGCTCCCTCACTCACTTTTGCTTTTGTCCCTATCCTTCCCAGATTTCCTTCTTCAGCAGTTAGTGCAGAGCTGAAGCAACGCTCTCATTCTTCCCAAAATGGGCTTTACAGAACAAAATTCTTCACCCAAATACTCGACCACTTCAATTTTAATCCCCAAagcaatcacacttttcaacaAAGGTATCTCATCAACGATACCTTTTGGGGTGGTGCCAAGAACAATGCTCCAATCTTTGTCTACACTGGCAATGAAGGGAACATAGAATGGTTCACGCAGAACACAGGCTTTATGTTCGAAAATGCTCCTTCTTTTCAAGCCCTTTTGGTTTTCATCGAG CATAGATTTTATGGAAAATCAATACCATTTGGGGGAAACAAGACGGTTGCATATGCAAATACTAGCACACTTGGGTATTTGAGCTCAACACAGGCATTAGCTGATTATGCTACTCTCATCATTGATTTGAAGAAGAATTTGTCAGCAACTGATTCTCCTGTTGTGGTTTTCGGAGGATCCTATGGAGGAA TGTTGGCTGCTTGGTTCAGGATGAAGTATCCACACGTTGCAATTGGAGCTCTAGCATCCTCAGCTCCAATTCTCCATTTCATGGGTTTGGTTTCGCCAGATATCTTCAACAACATCATCACACAAGACTTCAGG AGCGAGAGTGAGAATTGTTACAAAGTGATAAAAGGGTCTTGGGATCTGATAGACGACACGGCCAATAAACCCGGAGGAATGGAACTGCTGCGGAAAACATTCAGAATATGCAA GAGCGATGATTTTGGGCCTGGTTCTTTGGAAGGTTGGCTTCGGGCGGCGTGGATTTATACAGCCATGACAGATTACCCGACACCATCCAATTTCCTGAATCCCTTGCCAGCATATCCGGTGAAAAAG ATGTGCGAGGCCATTGACAGCTCAGTAACGGGAAATAATAGATTAGCCAAGTTGCATGCAGCAGCCAGTGTCTACTACAACTATACAGGCAAAGCAAGATGTTTCGATTTGGATGACAATTCTGATCCTCATGATCTTGGAGGATGGCAATGGCAG CATATATATGCTAATGCTAGGGATCCAAGGAAAACATGTGCACGTGACAGCTTCAAACGGAGAAGTCAAGTCAAGCCTGACTCAGAGTTGttaatattatatcatattcCAATCTTAGATTGTTAG
- the LOC102659874 gene encoding lysosomal Pro-X carboxypeptidase, with translation MATSFQFIICFCLFSLLRFTVTFAHVIPRFPSSMLHPALDLGSSSAQNGLYTTKFFTQILGHFSYNPQSYQTFQQRYLINDTYWGGAKNNAPIFVYMGNEGDIEWIAQITGFMFDTAPYFKALLVFIEHRYYGKSFPFGGNEEVANANSSTLGYLSSTQALADYATLIIDLKKNLSATDSPVIVIGGSYGGMLAAWFRLKYPHVAIGALSSSAPILQFLDLVSPYTWTNIFTQDFKGVEEYFRNYSCYSSKRRSSSCGPKVLNYGRSKMAKGYKETRDKNHSKNWTSQYYQDLY, from the exons ATGGCAACGAGCTTCCAGTTTATCATatgcttttgtttattttctctgTTGCGTTTCACCGTCACTTTTGCCCATGTCATTCCAAGATTCCCTTCTTCAATGCTCCATCCAGCGCTAGATCTTGGCTCTAGTTCTGCCCAAAATGGGCTTTACACAACAAAGTTCTTCACCCAAATACTGGGTCACTTCAGTTATAATCCCCAGAGCTATCAAACTTTTCAACAAAGATATCTCATCAATGATACCTATTGGGGTGGTGCCAAGAACAATGCTCCAATCTTTGTCTACATGGGAAATGAAGGGGACATAGAATGGATTGCACAGATCACAGGCTTCATGTTTGACACAGCACCTTATTTCAAGgcccttttagtttttatagag CATAGATACTATGGAAAATCATTTCCATTTGGGGGAAACGAGGAGGTTGCAAATGCAAATAGCAGCACACTTGGATACTTGAGCTCCACACAGGCATTAGCTGATTATGCCACTCTCATCATTGATTTGAAGAAGAATTTATCAGCAACAGATTCCCCTGTCATTGTTATTGGAGGATCCTATGGAGGAA TGCTGGCTGCATGGTTCAGATTAAAGTATCCGCATGTTGCCATTGGAGCCTTGTCATCCTCAGCCCCAATCCTCCAATTTCTGGATTTGGTTTCACCTTATACCTGGACTAACATCTTCACTCAAGACTTTAAG GGTGTTGAAGAATATTTCAGAAACTATAGTTGCTATAGTAGCAAAAGAag GAGCTCATCATGTGGACCTAAGGTTCTCAACTACGGAAGATCCAAAATGGCTAAAGGATATAAGGAAACGAGAGATAAAAATCATAGCAAAAATTGGACCTCTCAATATTATCAAGACCTATACTAA
- the LOC100787903 gene encoding uncharacterized protein yields MLSQNPNPTTMDMIPGKIRKRGCSSSASSSSSVLHNYRFKRTILVGKRGGSSTPVPTWKLMSSRSPLRALASPKYPPSQTGNKPRQAPVSARKLAATLWEMNEIPSPSPSVRSKKELRTRERVPRSMRSGSLPPHLSDPSHSPVSERLDRSGTGSRQKRTPSISQGARITEHHVGPLDSLSNVSLMEIETRSRAQTPASSAVAVKARLKDVSNALMTSKELLRIINRMWGHEDRPSSSMSLISALHTELERARLQVNQLIQEQRSDQNEINYLMKCFAEEKAAWKKKEEEIVEAAIESVAGELDVERKLRRRLESLNKKLGRELADTKTSLLKVVKELESEKRAREIIEQVCDELARDADEDKSDIEKQKRVSTKVCEEVEKEKEIMQLTDRLREERAQKKLSEAKYQLEEKNAAVDKLRNQLEAFLGGKQVREKSRSSTHLSDEEIAAYLSRSRLGSHLIEDKEDDRGEVDNGVECEEESAESDLHSIELNMDNNNKSYKWTYPPESRFDTRRYPIEEEVKGSRRSTSGKASRKSTSLQRSISDGMEWGVQADKIQNSGDGIDWESFYELEKQAQGKGYADEMQGYKSVKGLRDQILAGSRLASSRGYASPTRQFSQPWPSRDLANNFQERPATAQGNGLKSRLGEARGEGQNVRKSKR; encoded by the exons ATGCTGAGCCAAAACCCAAACCCAACCACCATGGACATGATTCCTGGGAAGATCCGAAAACGAGGCTGTTCCTCCTcggcctcctcctcctcctccgtgCTCCACAACTACCGCTTCAAGAGGACTATTCTCGTCGGAAAGAGGGGCGGATCCAGTACGCCCGTGCCCACGTGGAAGCTCATGAGCTCGAGATCTCCGCTCCGGGCATTGGCCTCCCCCAAATACCCGCCGTCGCAGACCGGTAACAAGCCCCGCCAAGCTCCGGTCTCCGCCAGGAAGCTCGCCGCAACGCTCTGGGAGATGAACGAGATTCCTTCGCCCAGCCCCAGCGTCAGGTCCAAGAAGGAACTCAGAACCAGAGAAAGAGTTCCCAGGTCCATGCGTTCTGGTTCCTTGCCTCCCCATTTGTCCGATCCATCACATAGTCCAGTTTCCGAG AGATTGGATCGATCTGGAACTGGGAGTCGCCAGAAAAGAACTCCGTCTATTTCTCAGGGGGCTAGGATCACTGAACACCATGTTGGCCCTTTGGATTCTCTTAGCAATGTCAGTCTCATGGAG ATTGAAACTAGATCCCGAGCACAGACCCCTGCTTCATCTGCTGTTGCAGTTAAAGCACGTTTAAAAGATGTTAGTAATGCTTTAATGACATCCAAAGAGCTACTTAGAATTATAAACCGCATGTGGGGTCATGAAGATCGTCCTTCATCTAGTATGTCTCTTATCTCAGCTCTGCATACTGAGCTGGAGAGGGCTCGCCTACAGGTCAATCAACTTATCCAGGAACAGCGCTCAGATCAGAATGAGATAAATTATTTGATGAAGTGTTTTGCTGAAGAAAAGGCTGCTTGGAAAAAAAAGGAGGAAGAAATTGTTGAGGCTGCAATTGAATCTGTTGCTGGTGAACTCGATGTAGAGAGGAAACTCAGGAGACGATTAGAAAGCTTGAACAAGAAGCTTGGGAGAGAACTGGCTGACACCAAAACATCCCTTCTTAAGGTGGTGAAAGAGCTTGAAAGTGAGAAGAGAGCAAGAGAAATTATTGAGCAAGTATGTGATGAGTTAGCAAGAGATGCTGATGAAGATAAGTCTGATattgagaaacaaaagagaGTGTCTACAAAAGTTTGTGAAGAGgtagagaaagaaaaggaaataatgCAATTGACTGATAGGTTACGCGAGGAGAGAGCTCAAAAGAAACTCTCTGAGGCAAAATATCAGCTTGAGGAAAAGAATGCAGCTGTTGATAAGCTCAGGAATCAACTTGAAGCTTTTCTAGGAGGCAAACAAGTTAGAGAAAAGAGTCGCAGTTCCACTCACTTGAGTGATGAAGAAATTGCTGCTTATCTCAGCAGAAGCCGATTAGGTTCCCATCTCATTGAAGATAAAGAAGATGACAGGGGAGAGGTTGACAATGGAGTAGAATGTGAGGAGGAATCTGCTGAAAGTGATCTGCATTCTATAGAGTTAAATatggacaacaacaacaagagtTATAAGTGGACCTACCCTCCTGAAAGCAGATTTGATACAAGAAGATATCCAATTGAGGAAGAAGTGAAAGGTAGTAGGAGGTCTACCTCTGGGAAAGCTTCAAGGAAAAGCACATCACTGCAAAGGAGTATATCAGATGGAATGGAATGGGGAGTCCAAGCTGATAAGATTCAAAATTCAGGAGATGGGATAGATTGGGAAAGCTTTTATGAACTGGAAAAGCAAGCTCAAGGAAAAGGTTATGCAGATGAAATGCAAGGCTATAAATCAGTGAAAGGTCTAAGGGATCAGATACTGGCTGGTTCTAGGCTTGCATCTTCCAGAGGTTATGCCAGTCCAACTAGACAATTTTCCCAGCCATGGCCATCACGAGATCTTGCAAATAACTTCCAGGAAAGACCTGCTACAGCACAGGGCAATGGTCTAAAATCAAGGTTAGGGGAAGCCAGGGGTGAGGGCCAGAATGTAAGGAAGTCCAAAAGGTGA
- the LOC100802734 gene encoding B3 domain-containing protein At2g36080: MSSINHYSPETTLYWTNDQQQQAAMWLSNSHTPRFNLNDEEEEEEDDVIVSDKATNNLTQEEEKVAMFEKPLTPSDVGKLNRLVIPKQHAEKHFPLDSSAAKGLLLSFEDESGKCWRFRYSYWNSSQSYVLTKGWSRYVKDKRLHAGDVVLFHRHRSLPQRFFISCSRRQPNPVPAHVSTTRSSASFYSAHPPYPAHHFPFPYQPHSLHAPGGGSQGQNETTPGGNSSSSGSGRVLRLFGVNMECQPDNHNDSQNSTPECSYTHLYHHQTSSYSSSSNPHHHMVPQQP; the protein is encoded by the exons ATGTCATCGATAAACCACTATTCACCGGAAACAACACTATACTGGACCAACGACCAACAGCAACAAGCCGCCATGTGGCTGAGTAATTCCCACACCCCGCGTTTCAATCTGAACgacgaggaggaggaggaggaagacgACGTTATCGTTTCGGACAAGGCTACTAATAACTTGACGCAAGAGGAGGAGAAGGTAGCCATGTTCGAGAAGCCGTTGACGCCGAGCGACGTCGGGAAGCTGAACCGGCTCGTGATTCCGAAACAGCACGCGGAGAAGCACTTCCCTCTCGACTCGTCGGCGGCGAAGGGGCTGTTGCTGAGTTTCGAGGACGAGTCCGGGAAGTGTTGGCGCTTCCGTTACTCTTATTGGAACAGTAGCCAGAGTTACGTTTTGACCAAAGGATGGAGCCGTTACGTCAAAGACAAACGCCTCCACGCTGGCGACGTCGTTTTGTTCCACAGACACCGCTCCCTCCCTCAACGCTTCTTCATCTCCTGCAGCCGCCGCCAACCCAACCCGGTCCCCGCTCACGTTAGCACCACCAGATCCTCCGCTTCCTTCTACTCTGCGCACCCACCTTATCCTGCGCACCACTTCCCCTTCCCATACCAACCTCACTCTCTTCATGCACCAG GTGGAGGGTCCCAAGGACAGAACGAAACGACACCGGGAGGGAACAGTAGTTCAAGTGGCAGTGGCAGGGTGCTGAGGCTCTTTGGTGTGAACATGGAATGCCAACCTGATAATCATAATGATTCCCAGAACTCCACACCAGAATGCTCCTACACCCACTTATACCACCATCAAAcctcttcttattcttcttcttcaaaccCTCACCATCACATGGTACCTCAACAACCATAA
- the LOC100787376 gene encoding lysosomal Pro-X carboxypeptidase, whose amino-acid sequence MATSFQFTIIGFCLFSLLCFTITFAYVIPRFPSSMLHPALDVNLLSAQNGLYTAKFFTQTLDHFNYNPQSYQTFQQRYLINDTYWGGAKNNAPIFVYMGNEGDIEWFAQNTGFMFETAPYFKALLVFIEHRYYGKSFPFGGNEEVADANTTTVGYMSSTQALADYATLIIDLKNNLSATDSPVVVVGGSYGGMLAAWFRMKYPHVAIGALASSAPILQFLDLVSPYTYTDIITQDYKSESENCYKVIKGSWKQIEDTAQKPGGLEQLRKSFRICKHYISAGALVYWLQMALGSAAMTDYPTPSVFLAPLPAYPVRKMCEAIDNLSAVNETFTKLYAAANIFYNYTGTATCFFLDNTTAPLGGWDWQACTELIMPLGANNEGSMFPPYKWKLRDVEFYCKRVYHIQPRPHWITTEFGGHDIKRVLKRSGSNIIFFNGLRDPWSGGGVLKNISETIVAIVAKEGAHHVDLRFSTTEDPEWLKDIRKREIKIIANWISQYYQDLLNQ is encoded by the exons ATGGCAACGAGCTTTCAGTTTACAATCATtgggttttgtttattttctctgTTGTGTTTCACCATCACTtttgcctatgttataccaagaTTTCCTTCTTCAATGCTCCATCCAGCGCTAGATGTTAACTTGCTTTCTGCCCAAAATGGGCTTTACACAGCAAAGTTCTTCACCCAAACACTCGATCACTTCAATTATAATCCCCAGAGCTATCAGACTTTTCAACAAAGATATCTCATCAATGATACCTATTGGGGTGGTGCCAAGAACAATGCTCCAATCTTTGTCTACATGGGAAATGAAGGGGACATAGAATGGTTCGCACAAAACACAGGCTTCATGTTCGAAACAGCACCTTATTTCAAAGCCCTTTTGGTTTTTATAGAG CATAGATACTATGGAAAATCATTTCCATTTGGGGGAAACGAGGAGGTTGCAGATGCAAATACCACTACAGTTGGATATATGAGCTCCACACAGGCATTGGCTGATTATGCCACTCTCATCATTGATCTCAAGAATAATTTATCAGCAACAGATTCCCCTGTTGTTGTCGTTGGAGGATCCTATGGAGGAA TGCTGGCTGCATGGTTTAGAATGAAGTATCCTCATGTTGCCATTGGAGCCTTGGCATCCTCTGCTCCAATCCTCCAATTTCTGGATTTGGTTTCACCCTATACCTACACTGATATCATCACTCAAGACTATAAG AGCGAGAGTGAGAATTGTTATAAAGTGATTAAAGGGTCTTGGAAACAAATAGAGGACACAGCCCAAAAACCTGGAGGACTAGAACAACTACGGAAATCGTTCAGAATATGCAA GCATTATATAAGCGCAGGTGCTCTGGTATATTGGCTTCAAATGGCTTTGGGTTCTGCGGCCATGACAGATTATCCAACACCTTCCGTTTTCCTAGCTCCTTTGCCTGCTTATCCAGTGAGAAAG ATGTGCGAGGCGATTGATAACTTATCCGCTGTAAATGAAACGTTCACTAAATTGTATGCAGCAGCTAATATCTTCTACAACTATACTGGGACTgccacatgtttttttttggataatacTACTGCTCCTCTCGGGGGATGGGATTGGCAG GCATGTACGGAGTTGATAATGCCCTTGGGTGCGAACAATGAGGGGAGCATGTTTCCCCCTTACAAATGGAAGCTCAGAGACGTAGAGTTTTACTGCAAACGTGTCTATCACATACAGCCAAGACCTCATTGGATTACCACTGAGTTTGGTGGCCAT GACATTAAGAGGGTTCTAAAAAGGTCTGGGAGCAACATTATCTTCTTTAATGGTTTAAGAGACCCTTGGAGCGGTGGAGG GGTGTTGAAGAATATTTCAGAAACTATAGTTGCTATAGTAGCAAAAGAag GAGCTCATCATGTGGACCTAAGGTTCTCAACTACGGAAGATCCAGAATGGCTAAAGGATATAAGGAAACGAGAGATAAAAATCATAGCAAACTGGATCTCTCAATATTATCAAGACCTACTAAATCAATGA
- the LOC100803257 gene encoding lysosomal Pro-X carboxypeptidase isoform X1, with translation MAIGFQFIIITLFSLFSAPSLTFAFVPILPRFPSSAVSAELKQRSHSSQNGLYRTKFFTQILDHFNFNPQSNHTFQQRYLINDTFWGGAKNNAPIFVYTGNEGNIEWFTQNTGFMFENAPSFQALLVFIEHRFYGKSIPFGGNKTVAYANTSTLGYLSSTQALADYATLIIDLKKNLSATDSPVVVFGGSYGGMLAAWFRMKYPHVAIGALASSAPILHFMGLVSPDIFNNIITQDFRSESENCYKVIKGSWDLIDDTANKPGGMELLRKTFRICKSDDFGPGSLEGWLRAAWIYTAMTDYPTPSNFLNPLPAYPVKKMCEAIDSSVTGNNRLAKLHAAASVYYNYTGKARCFDLDDNSDPHDLGGWQWQACTEMIMPVGGSNKESIFPEYEWSYEARASWCDFFYNVQPRPHWITTEFGGHAVERVLKRSASNIIFFNGLRDPWSGGGVLKTISKTLVAIVAKKGAHHVDLRFSSKEDPQWLKDVRKLEVNIIASWISQYHQDLQSNS, from the exons ATGGCAATTGGCTTTCAGTTCATAATAATCACACTCTTCTCTCTATTTTCGGCTCCCTCACTCACTTTTGCTTTTGTCCCTATCCTTCCCAGATTTCCTTCTTCAGCAGTTAGTGCAGAGCTGAAGCAACGCTCTCATTCTTCCCAAAATGGGCTTTACAGAACAAAATTCTTCACCCAAATACTCGACCACTTCAATTTTAATCCCCAAagcaatcacacttttcaacaAAGGTATCTCATCAACGATACCTTTTGGGGTGGTGCCAAGAACAATGCTCCAATCTTTGTCTACACTGGCAATGAAGGGAACATAGAATGGTTCACGCAGAACACAGGCTTTATGTTCGAAAATGCTCCTTCTTTTCAAGCCCTTTTGGTTTTCATCGAG CATAGATTTTATGGAAAATCAATACCATTTGGGGGAAACAAGACGGTTGCATATGCAAATACTAGCACACTTGGGTATTTGAGCTCAACACAGGCATTAGCTGATTATGCTACTCTCATCATTGATTTGAAGAAGAATTTGTCAGCAACTGATTCTCCTGTTGTGGTTTTCGGAGGATCCTATGGAGGAA TGTTGGCTGCTTGGTTCAGGATGAAGTATCCACACGTTGCAATTGGAGCTCTAGCATCCTCAGCTCCAATTCTCCATTTCATGGGTTTGGTTTCGCCAGATATCTTCAACAACATCATCACACAAGACTTCAGG AGCGAGAGTGAGAATTGTTACAAAGTGATAAAAGGGTCTTGGGATCTGATAGACGACACGGCCAATAAACCCGGAGGAATGGAACTGCTGCGGAAAACATTCAGAATATGCAA GAGCGATGATTTTGGGCCTGGTTCTTTGGAAGGTTGGCTTCGGGCGGCGTGGATTTATACAGCCATGACAGATTACCCGACACCATCCAATTTCCTGAATCCCTTGCCAGCATATCCGGTGAAAAAG ATGTGCGAGGCCATTGACAGCTCAGTAACGGGAAATAATAGATTAGCCAAGTTGCATGCAGCAGCCAGTGTCTACTACAACTATACAGGCAAAGCAAGATGTTTCGATTTGGATGACAATTCTGATCCTCATGATCTTGGAGGATGGCAATGGCAG GCTTGTACGGAGATGATAATGCCCGTAGGTGGAAGCAACAAGGAGAGCATATTTCCAGAATATGAGTGGTCATACGAAGCCAGAGCCTCTTGGTGTGACTTTTTCTACAACGTACAGCCAAGACCACACTGGATTACAACTGAGTTTGGCGGCCAT GCTGTAGAGAGAGTTCTGAAAAGGTCTGCCAgcaacattatattttttaatggtttAAGAGATCCTTGGAGTGGTGGAGG GGTGTTGAAGACTATATCAAAAACATTAGTTGCTATAGTTGCAAAAAAAG GAGCTCATCATGTAGACTTAAGGTTCTCAAGTAAGGAAGATCCACAGTGGCTTAAAGATGTAAGGAAACTAGAGGTAAATATCATAGCAAGTTGGATCTCACAATACCATCAAGACCTACAATCCAATAGCTAA